A genome region from Nicotiana tabacum cultivar K326 chromosome 13, ASM71507v2, whole genome shotgun sequence includes the following:
- the LOC107764709 gene encoding putative pectinesterase/pectinesterase inhibitor 51 yields the protein MASHFSLLFLFFFSFSFSSSISQPPSPSPNIPIEIQGACKASRDPPTCEASILTDPSNLTPVQIILSALAVSSQNLTNARSMVKKLLDTSAGNVNLTVAAKNCLLGFNYSAYRHNLTAVALPRGGIKDARAWMSAALGYQIGCSSNLLKVNETIQVAKTLEVMNKLINFTTNALWMTVNYDIHGNETGLWGPPKTERDGFWESGSGSGFEFKGAVPSGLNPNVTVCKAGGCDYKMVQEAVNATPDNLGPGKFVIWIKAGLYDEIVRVPLEKRNVVFLGDGMGKTVITGSLSVGLAPGMTTYESATVGVSGDGFMASGLTIQNTAGIGAGQAVAFRSDSDLSIIQNCEFLGNQDTLYTQSLRQYYKSCRVQGNVDFIFGNAAAFFQDCDILVAPRLLNPEKGEKNAVTAQGRLDPGQSTGYVFQNCSINGTEEYMTLYHSNPKVHQSFLGRPWKEYSRTVFVNSNLEVLINPEGWMPWNGEFALATLYYGEFNNTGAGANITGRVTWSSQIPAEHVNSYSVENFIQGDKWIPPSSC from the exons ATGGCTTCTCATTTCTCCCTAttattcctcttcttcttctctttctctttctcttcctCCATTTCTCAGCCTCCTTCGCCATCTCCAAATATTCCTATTGAAATCCAAGGAGCTTGCAAAGCCTCACGCGACCCACCAACATGCGAAGCCTCAATATTAACCGACCCGTCAAATCTAACACCCGTTCAAATCATCCTCTCCGCATTGGCCGTCTCTTCTCAAAACCTCACGAACGCTCGATCAATGGTGAAAAAACTCCTCGACACCTCCGCCGGCAACGTGAACCTCACCGTCGCCGCAAAAAATTGTCTTCTGGGATTCAACTATTCCGCGTACAGGCACAATCTAACGGCTGTCGCGTTGCCACGTGGCGGAATCAAGGACGCTCGTGCATGGATGAGCGCTGCCTTAGGGTACCAAATTGGCTGTTCCTCCAATTTACTCAAAGTAAATGAAACAATTCAAGTGGCCAAAACGTTAGAGGTAATGAATAAGTTAATTAATTTCACTACAAATGCGTTGTGGATGACGGTGAATTATGATATTCACGGGAATGAAACCGGGTTATGGGGCCCACCCAAAACAGAGCGCGACGGGTTCTGGGAATCCGGGTCCGGATCCGGGTTTGAGTTTAAAGGTGCTGTGCCGTCGGGTTTGAACCCGAATGTGACGGTTTGTAAAGCGGGTGGTTGTGACTATAAGATGGTGCAAGAGGCGGTGAATGCGACGCCGGATAATTTAGGACCCGGGAAGTTTGTGATATGGATCAAAGCCGGGTTGTATGATGAGATAGTTCGGGTCCCGTTGGAGAAGAGGAATGTGGTATTTTTGGGTGATGGCATGGGTAAAACCGTCATTACGGGTTCGTTGAGTGTTGGCCTCGCGCCTGGAATGACGACTTATGAATCTGCCACCGTTG GAGTAAGTGGAGATGGATTCATGGCCAGTGGCCTAACAATCCAAAACACAGCAGGTATTGGAGCTGGACAAGCTGTAGCCTTTCGATCCGATAGCGATCTTTCCATAATCCAAAATTGCGAGTTCCTCGGCAATCAAGACACCCTCTACACCCAATCTTTACGCCAATACTACAAATCATGTCGCGTTCAAGGTAACGTAGACTTCATTTTTGGTAACGCAGCTGCATTTTTCCAGGATTGTGACATTCTAGTCGCGCCTCGATTACTCAATCCAGAAAAGGgtgagaaaaatgcagtaacagcACAAGGTAGACTAGATCCCGGACAATCAACTGGATACGTGTTCCAAAATTGTTCAATTAATGGAACTGAAGAATACATGACTTTATACCATAGTAACCCTAAAGTGCATCAAAGttttcttggaaggccatggaaaGAGTACTCGAGGACGGTTTTTGTAAATAGTAATTTGGAGGTTTTGATTAATCCCGAAGGTTGGATGCCTTGGAATGGCGAGTTTGCTTTGGCTACACTTTACTATGGTGAATTTAATAATACTGGTGCTGGGGCTAATATAACAGGGAGGGTGACCTGGAGTAGTCAAATTCCAGCTGAACATGTTAATTCTTACTCAGTTGAGAATTTCATTCAAGGTGATAAGTGGATACCTCCATCTTCTTGTTAA